AGGCCAGCATCGCCTTGTCCTCGCGGGTGTCGTCGCGCAGCCAGTAGTACTCGTCGCCGCGCACCGCACCGTGCGGCGCGCGCACCTCGTGCTGGCGCTTCTCGGCGTCGGGCGGCGTGGGCGCCGCGGCGTGGCTGGTGGCGGTCATGAGCAACAGGCCTGCAAGTGCGATGGGTTTCATGGGATGGGGTCCACGGAGGCGGGATGCAACGGGGGCGCCCTCAAGGCGCCCCCGTGGTGGTGTCGGCCTGCGTCGGGATCAGTTGCTGTCGCGACCGATCTGCTGCCAGAGGAACGTCAGGTACAGCGCCTCCATGTGCGCCGCCTGGCGGTTGTTGGCCGCGCCGCCGTGGCCGCCCTCGATGTTCTCGTAGTAGCGCACGTCCTTGCCGGCTTCGGACATGAGCGCGTGCATCTTGCGCGCATGGCCGGGGTGCACGCGGTCGTCGCGCGTCGAGGTGAGGATCAGCGTGGCCGGATAGTCACGGGCGGCATCGAACAGGTGGTAGGGCGAGAACGTCTGGATGAACGCCCACTCCGCCGCGACGTCCGGGTTGCCGTACTCGGCCATCCACGAGGCGCCGGCGAGCAGCTTGTGGTAGCGCTGCATGTCCAGCAGCGGCACCTGGATCACCACCGCGCCGAACAGCTCCGGGTACTGCGTGAGCATGTTGCCGGTAAGCAGGCCGCCGTTGCTGCCGCCACGGATGCCAAGGTGCTTCGGAGACGTGATCCCGCGCGCGATCATGTCCTGCGCGACCGCGGCGAAGTCCTCGTAGGCCTTGTGGCGGTTGGCCTTCAGCGCCGCCTGGTGCCAGCGCGGGCCGTACTCGCCGCCGCCGCGGATGTTGGCGACCGCGTAGGTCCCGCCCTTCTCCAGCCAGCCCTTGCCGACGCTGCCGGAGTAGCCCGGGGTCAGCGAGATCTCGAATCCGCCGTAGCCGTACAGCAGCGTCGGGTTGCTGCCGTCGAGCGCCATGCCCTTCGGGTGCACCAGGAAGTACGGCACCTTGGTGCCGTCCTTCGACGTGGCGAAGTGCTGCTCGATCTCATGCTTCGCGGCATCGAAGAACACCGGCATGCTCTTGAGGACTTCAGGCTGCCCGCCCACCTCGACCAGCGACAGCGTGCTCGGCGTCAGGTAGTCGGTGACCGTCATCCACAGCGCGTCGGATTCCTCGTCGTCCACCGCCGAGACCGCGACCGTGCCGAACTCCGGCGCGCCGGCGAACTCAGCGCGCGCCCAGCCCTCGACACCCGGGGTCAGCACGCTGAGCCGGCTCTTGACGTCGTCCAGCACGTTGAGGACGAGGTGGTTGCGGGTGAAGGTGGCGCCGGCCAGCGACGTGGTGTCGGTGGGCTCGAACAGCACCTGGAACTCGCGCTTGCCGGCCATGTAGTCGTCGAACTTCGCCGCCAGCAGCGAGCCCGCCTTGTACGACTTGCCGCCGACCTGCCAGGGCTCGCGCAGCTCCAGCGTCAGCCACTCGCGGTGCGCGCCCTTGATGGCCGAGTTGGGTGCGTCGATCTTCGCCAGCGCACCGTCGGCGTTCCGCAGGTACAGCTCGTCGTTGTAGAAGGCCAGGGTGCGGGTGACGAAATCACGCGTGAAGCCCGGCGTGTGGTCGCGCATCGCCGCGATGTACATGTCATCGGGCTTGCCTTCGTACACCACCGTGGCCGAAGTGATCGGCGTGCCGCGCGTCCACTGCTTGACGATGCGCGGATAGCCGGAGCTCGTGAGCGAGCCGTCGCCGAAGTCGGTGTACACGTAGACGGTGTCGCGATCGATCCACTGCAGGCCGCCCTTGGCCTCGTCGCGGAAGAAGCCGCCATCCACCCACTGCAGCGTGGACAGGTCGAACTCGCGGGTGACGTCGGCATCGGCGCCGCCGCGCGACAGCGCGACCAGGCAGCGCTCGTACCCGGGCTTGAGGCAATTCGCGCCGTGCCAGACCCAGTTCTCGCCTTCGGCCTTGTTCAGGGCGTCGAGGTCGAGCACCGTCTCCCACTTGGGCTGCGGCTTGCGGTATTCGTCGAGCGTGGTGCGGCGCCAGAGGCCGCGCTCGTGGTGCTTGTCCTTCCAGAAGTTGTAGTACCACGCACCCTGCTTGTAGACGCCGGGAATCTTGTCATCGGAGTCGTGGATGGCGAGCAGTTCGGATTCGAGCGCCTTGAAGCCCGGCGTGGCGGCCAGCTCGGCTTCGGCCGCGGCGTTCTGTTCGCGTACCCAGGCGAGCTGCTTCTCACCCTCCACGTCCTCCAGCCACTGGTGCGGATCGACCACTTCGGGCTCCTTTTCCTGGGCGATGGCGCCGAACGCGGTGACCGCCAGTGCGGCAAACAGGCAGGCGTGGGACAGCTTGGGCATACGGCAACTCCAGCGGTTCGGACGTGGCCGGCCACGCTAGCACAGCGTCCACGCCAGGGCGGCCGCCGAAAGTCCCGGTGCGGCGCACGGCCAGCAGCGCCAGCCAGGCGCAGGCCGGAAGGCCCGGCAGCCACAGCGCGAGCCAGCCGAACGTGGCGCTCGCCGCGCGCGCCTGCGGCAGCGACAGCAGCGCCACCACGGCCACGAACACCAGGCCGAGGAGGCCGCGGGCCAGCCAGTCGCCGTCGGCGACCGGAGCCGCGCGGCGCGCGCGGTGCAAAGAGCTGTGACAATCAACGGTCATGGCAATCCTCCACAATGGATGCGCAGGTTCGGCCGCGGCCATCTCAAGGGCTGCGACCGGCGTTGACACTACGTTCGCCACGCGTGGTCGATCCTGCGCCCACCCCCGGACCACGCGATGACCGCCAAGCTGAAACTCCGCACCGCACCGCCGATATTCCACCTGCTCTGCGCATCGGCGCTGGCGTTGCTGCTGGCGGCGTGCGGCACGACCCGCGGCGCGGCCGAGGCCGACGCTGACGCGAAGGCTCCGGCGCTGGACGCGCTGATGGGCGACTGGTACGTGGCGGCCCGCGTGCCGTGGTTCGGCGAACGCGGCCGCGTGGCGCACCGGGTCCGCTTCACGGCCGACCGCGACGACCGCGTGGCGGTGCATCGCAGCTGGCGCAAGGGTTTCACCGAGGTCGAGGAGAGCGACGACACCACCGCACGTCGCAGCGGCCACGGCGATCGCGTGTGGACGGTGCGCCTGTACGGCGTGATGCCCAACAAGCTGCGGATCCTCGAAATCGCCGAAGACGGCACTTGGCTGCTGATGGATTCGCAGGGCCGCGATATCGCCTGGATCCTGACCCGCGCGCAGGTGGTGGAAGACGCCGCCTACCTCGAACTCGAGAAGCGCATCGGGCGCCACGGCGTCAACACCGACAAGCTGCGGCGCGTGCCGCAGGTGCCGGAGCAGGAAGGCAAGCTGGGCTTCGAACCCGCCGCGGTGCCGTCCACCGGGCGCTGACGCGCCCCTGCCAGCCCCGCAGCGGTCAGCCTTCGTAGTTCGTCAGCGCCAGCGCCAGCAGCGTGCGCGCCTGTTCGCGCAGTGACGGCGGCTCGATGATCTCCGCGTCGCTGCCGTAGTGCAGCACGTCCATCAGAAGTTCGCGCGGCGCGCTGTACGGCACCTTGAGTTCGTAGCGGCCGTCGGCAAGGTGCCGTCCCTGCTGCTGCGAATGCCAGTGCTCGTCGGCCACCCAGCGCGCGGCCTTCGCGCTGAACATGATGGTGGCCACGCCCTTGGGCGCGCCCGAGAAGATGCCGTAGCTGCCGCCGAGGTGACGATCGAGCTCCGCCTCGTCGACATCGATCGCCACCACCTCCAGCGCCTTCGCCTGCACGACCCGATCCACCGAGAAGCTGCGCAGGCCTTCGCGTTCGTGGTCCCAGGCGTCGAGGTACCAGTTGTCGCGGTAATGCGTGATGCGCTGCGGTGACACCGTGCGCCGCGTCTTCTCGCCGGTGGAGCGTGCGCGGTATTCGAACGCGAGCTGCCTGCGCTCCAGCACCGCCGAACAGACCACGCGGAAGGCGTGCTCGTCCAGGCGCCGGGTGCGGTGCGGGATGACGCGCACGCGCTCCATCGGCAGGCGCTTGCCGCTGGCGTGCTGGCTCAGCAGCTTGTCGATGCGCGACTGCAGCGGCGCCAGCGCCGACGACAGCACGCCGCCGCCGCTGCGCGACAGCAGCTGCTGCGCGGCCAGCAGCGCGTGCAGCTCGTCCGAGCTCAGCCACAGGCCGGGCAGCTCGAAGCGGTCGCTGTCTTCCGCCGCGTAGCGGAACCCGGCGTCGCCGTCGCCGGTCACCGGCGCCATCAGCGCGTCGCGCAGGAATGCGAGGTCGCGGTACGCGGTGGCGCGCGAGCAGCCGAGCTCGTCCTGCAGGCGCGCCACCGTGACCGGATAGCGCGCCGACTTCAGGATGCGGTGCAGCGAGAGGATGCGTTCGTAGCGGTCCATGCAGGGGCCCTTGTGGACGATGGCCGGCGCCGCCGGCAGCCCCGCTATTCTGCCTCCTGGAACGCCGCCGGACGACGCCAGCGCGGCGGCGGTGACATAGGCACAATGGGGCACATGCGCGCATCCGCCCCGAACGAGCCCGCCATCGACACCTCGCCCTCGCCCGGCGACGAGGTCAAGACCACGACCTGCTACATGTGCGCCTGCCGCTGCGGCATCAAGGTCTGGCTCACCGACGGCAAGGTCCGCTACATCCAGGGCAATCCCGCGCACCCGGTGAACCAGGGCGTGCTGTGCGCCAAGGGCGCGAGCGGGATCATGCAGCACTACTCGCCGGCGCGGCTGTCCAAGCCGCTCTTGCGCGTGGGCGAACGCGGCAGCGGTGAATTCCGCGAGATCGAATGGGAGGACGCGCTGCAGCTGGCGACCTCCTGGCTGGCGCCGCTGCGCGAGCGCGATCCGGATGCACTGGCGTTTTTCACCGGCCGCGACCAGTCGCAGGCGCTGACCGGCTGGTGGGCGCAGCAGTTCGGCACCATCAACTACGCGGCGCACGGCGGATTCTGCTCGGTGAACATGGCCACCGGCGGCCTGTACACGCTGGGCGGCTCGTTCTGGGAATTCGGCGAGCCGGACTGGGAGCACACGCAGTACCTGATGCTGTGGGGCGTGGCCGAAGACCACGACTCCAATCCGATCAAGCTCGGCCTGGGCAAGCTGAAGGCGCGCGGCGCCAAGGTGGTCGCGGTGAACCCTGTGCGCTCGGGCTACGGCGCGATCGCCGACGAGTGGATCGGCATCCGCCCCGGCACCGACGGCCTGTTCGCGTTCGCGTTGATCCACGAGCTGCTGCGCATGGACCGCATCGACCTGGACTACCTGGTGCGCTATGCCAATGCGCACTGGCTGGTGGTGCGCGATCCGGGCGGCGCGCAGGACGGCCTGTTCGTGCGCGATGCGGACGGGCGCGCGCTTTGTTGGGTGGGTTCATCGCGCGAAGGGAAGCTCCAGCCCGCCGACAGCGTCGACATCTCGCCGGCGGTGGTCGGCGAATACGCGCTTCCCGATGGCCGCAACGCGGTGCCGGTATTCCAGCTCGTCGCCGAGCGCTACCTCGACCCGCGATACGCACCCGATGCCGTCAGCGAGCGCTGCGGCATTCCCGCCGACACCATCCGCCGCATCGCGCGCGAGCTGGCCGCGGCTGCCTTCGACAGCAAGCTGTCGCTGCCGATCGCCTGGACCGACGCCTGGGGCCGCGAACACGCGGAGATGCCCGGCCGGCCGGTGTCGCTGCACGCCATGCGCGGCATCAGCGCGCACTCGAACGGCTTCCACACCTGCCGCGCGCTGCACCTGCTGCAGCTGCTGCTGGGCGCGGTGGATGCGCCGGGCTCGTTCCGCTACCAGCCGCCGTATCCCAAGCCCATTCCGCCGCCGAACCGTCCCGGCAAGACCCGCCGCGCCGATGGCACGCTCGACGCCGGCCCGCTCGGCTTCGTGCACGGCCCCGAAGACCTGCTGGTCGACGCCGAAGGACGGCCGCGGCGCATCGACCATGCGTTTTCGTGGGCCTACCCGCTGTCGGCGCACGGCATGATGCACACCGTGATCCGCAACGCCCACGCCGGCGACCCGTACCGCATCGACACGCTGATGATGTTCATGGCCAACATGAGCTGGAACTCGGCCATGAATACCGGCGAGACCATGCGCTGGCTGACCGACAAGGACGCCGACGGCAGCTACCGCATCCCGCACATCATCTATTCCGATGCCTACGCGTCGGAGATGGTCGCGTATGCCGACCTGGTGCTGCCGGACACGACGTACCTGGAGCGCTTCGACGCGATCAGCATGCTCGACCGCCCGATTTCCGACGCCGATGGCGCGGCGGATGCCATGCGCCACCCGGTGTTCGACCCGGATACCCAGGCCGGCAGCGACGGGCGCGCGCGCGACGTACGCGGCTTCCAGTCGGTGCTGCTCGACCTCGGCGCGCGCCTCGGCCTGCCGGGCATGGTGCACGCCGACGGTTCGCCTGCGTACCGCGACTACGCCGACTACATCGTGCGCCACGAACGCACGCCGGGTGTCGGCCTGCTCGCCGGCTGGCGCGGCGAAGACGGCGACCTGCACGGCAAGGGCGCGCCCAACCCGGAGCAGCTGCAGCGCTACATCGACAACGGCGGCTTCTGGCGCGAGGAGATCCCCGAGCACGCGCGCTATTTCAAGATGGCCAACCGCGGCTATCTCGAATGGGCGCACAGGCTGGGCTTCATCGGCTCGACCGCGCCGATCGTGCTGCAGCTGTACGCCGAACCGCTGCAAAAATTCCGGCTTGCGGCGCAGGGCCACGGCGCGCACCAGCCGCCCGAGGAACATCGTGAACGCGTGGCCACCTATTTCGACCCGCTGCCCATCTGGTACGAGCCGTTCGAGCACGACCAGACCAGCCGCGAGGCCTATCCCCTCAACGCCGTGACCCAGCGGCCGATGTTCATGTACCACGCGTGGGGATCGCAGAACGCGTGGCTGCGGCAGATCGCCGCGCGCAACTGGCTGTACCTGCATCCCGACACCGGTGCACGCCTCGGCCTGGCCGACGAAGACTGGATCACCGTCGCGTCGCACAACGGCGAGATCACCGTGCAGGCGAAGTTCGCCGGCAACGTGCAGCCGGACACGGCGTGGACCTGGAACGCGATCGGCAAGCGCCGCGGCGCCTGGCGGCTGGCGAAGGACGCGCCGGAAGGCGACACCGGCTTCCTGCTCAACCACCTGATTTCCGACCGCACCCCGCGTGGCGATTACGCCAACGCCGACCCGGTCACCGGGCAGGCGGCGTGGTTCGACCTGCGGGTGTCGATCCGCAAGGCCAATGCCGCCGGGCACGGCGGACGCGGCGACCGACAGGCCGAGCCGCAGTTCGACAGCCTCCCGCTGGGCGATGCGCCCGAAGGGCCGCTGCGCTACGGCGCCGGCCTGCGCGCGAAGGCGTACCGCCGATGAGGGGGTTCGCCATCGCGCTGCACTGGATCTGCCTGGTGGGCGGCGTGGTCGGCCTGGTGGTGAGCACCTGGGCCTTCATCGATCCGTCCGCGTTTCCGGCGATGCAGGGCAGCGGAGGCGCGTTCGATCCGCCGTCGCCGCGCTGGCGCGCCGCGCTCGGCTTCGTGTTCTCGCTGCTGGTCATCGGCTACGGCAGCAACCGCGCACACCACCGGAAACTGCCATGACCAGCCTGCCCGCGCCGTCGCCGAAGAAGATGGGCCTGGTGATCGACCTCGACACCTGCGTCGGCTGCCATGCCTGCGCGACCAGCTGCAAGGAGTGGAACGCCGGCGGCATGGCCGGGCCGCTGACCGACGAACGCCCCTACGGCAAGGATCCGTCCGGCGTGTGGTTCAACCGCGTGCACAGCTACGAGCTGGCGGAGGCGGACGCGCAGCCGGCGATGACCCTGCACTTCCCGCGCAGCTGCCTGCACTGCGAAACGCCGGCGTGCGTGACGGTGTGCCCGACCGGCGCCAGCTACAAGCGCGCCGAGGACGGCATCGTGCTGGTCGACGAGGACAAGTGCATCGGCTGCCAGCTGTGCAGCTGGGCCTGCCCCTACGGTGCGCGCGAGTACAGCGAGGTCGAGGGGGTGATGAAGAAATGCACCCTGTGCGTGGACCGCATCTACAACGTGAACCTCGAGGAGGCCGAGCGCCAGCCGGCCTGCGTACAGGCCTGCCCGACGCGCGCGCGACACTTCGGCGACCTTGGCGATCCGGAGTCGGCGGTGTCGAAGCTGGTCGCCGATCGCGGCGGCGTGGCGCTGCTGCCGGAACTCGGCTACCAGCCGGTGAACCGTTACCTGCCGCCGCGCCCGCGGCGTACCGATGGCGAAAGCGCGGAAGCCGACACAGCCACGCGCGCGACCTCGCCGCTACATTGGCTGGCCCGCAGCTTCCGGCGCTGAGCGATCCCGATGCGACCCGCCCTGTCGATCATCCTGTTCACCGCGCTCTCCGGCGCCGGCTACGGCCTGCTGGCGTGGACCGGCATCGCGATCGCGCTGCTGGCGCTGCGCGGCGGGCTGTCCACCGCGCTCGACGGCGTGCAGTTCGCCGGCGTGGTGCTCGGCCTGGTGCTTTCGACGGTGGGCCTGTTGTCCTCGCTTGGCCACCTCGGCCAGCCGCGGCGCGCCTGGCGCGCGCTCAGCCAGTGGCGCACCTCGTGGCTGTCGCGCGAAGGCGTGTTGGCGATCGCCACCACCGTGCCGGCGCTCGCGGTGATCGCCTTGCTCGTGTGGATGCCGGCCAGCGCAGCGCGCGCATCCTGGCTGGCGCTGCTTGGCGTGCTGCTCGCGGTGCTGGCGCTGGCCACCGTGGCCTGCACGGCGATGATCTACGCCTCGCTCAAGCCGATCCCCGCGTGGCGCCATCCGCTGGTGGTGCCGGTATACCTGCTGTTCGCGCTACTGACCGGGCTCGCCCTGCAGTACCTGGTGATGGCGGCCATGCTGCGCGGACAGGGGCCGGCGATGATGCTGGCCAGCCTGGCGCTCCTCGGCGCGCTGCTGGCAGGCCTGAAATGGCTGTACTGGCTGGCGATCGACGGCGCCGGAGCGCCGGCCGCGCGCGGCGCGGCACTCGGGCTGCCCGGTCGCGACGCAAAGGTGTTCGAGCGCCCGCACACCGAGGCCAACTACATCACCCGCGAAATGGTGTTCGAACTCGCGCGCCGCCATGCGCTGCGGCTGCGGATCGCCATGAGCTTTGGGCTGGTGGCGGCGCCGCTGCTGGCGACCCTGCTGGTGGCGACCGGCCTGCTGTCCCCGGTGGCCGGCGTGCTTCTGGCCACCCTCGGCCTGCTGGCCGCGGCGTTCGTGGAGCGCTGGCTGTTTTTCGCGCAGGCGCGGCATGTGGTCTCGGCCTATTACTGAACCGCGCAGCGACATCTCGGCTGATCGCCTTTGAACAGCGCCTAAAAGACGGGATAATCGCCAGGTAATCGTTTTCATCGGAGCCCACGGCATGCTGTCCGCCGCCCTGTGGGTGGCGTTCGCCGCCCCGCCCGTGCTGATCGCGCCCTTGCCGGAATCCCCCGGCGAGCCGGCGCTGTTCGCCGTGGCGGCCGGGCGCGCCGACCTGCGCCGCCCCTGCTACCGGCTGGCCTGCAACGACGCCGGCTGGCGCGCGCCCACGCGGTTCACGCGCATCGCCCAACCCAAGGCGCCGGGCACGCTGGATCCGCTGCTGCCCCTGCGCCTGCCGGCGATCGCCGCGCGCCGCTATCCGCTGTATTCGCCGGCCTCGCGCCGCGACTGGCGCACCACGCACGGCAGCCACTCGCGCTTCGACGCCGGCTTCGGCTACGAGGCCGTGCGCACGCCGGACACCAACATCCGCGTTGAACTCGGCACCGGCTATCGCCTGCAGCCCTATGCCGACTACGGCACCGCGAGCGAAGGCCCGATCGCCCGTGGCCGGCTCGAGCTGCGCCAGAACATCAGCGACAACGCCTTGCTGACCCAGCGGGTGCTGGTCGA
This Luteimonas sp. MC1572 DNA region includes the following protein-coding sequences:
- a CDS encoding prolyl oligopeptidase family serine peptidase, which codes for MPKLSHACLFAALAVTAFGAIAQEKEPEVVDPHQWLEDVEGEKQLAWVREQNAAAEAELAATPGFKALESELLAIHDSDDKIPGVYKQGAWYYNFWKDKHHERGLWRRTTLDEYRKPQPKWETVLDLDALNKAEGENWVWHGANCLKPGYERCLVALSRGGADADVTREFDLSTLQWVDGGFFRDEAKGGLQWIDRDTVYVYTDFGDGSLTSSGYPRIVKQWTRGTPITSATVVYEGKPDDMYIAAMRDHTPGFTRDFVTRTLAFYNDELYLRNADGALAKIDAPNSAIKGAHREWLTLELREPWQVGGKSYKAGSLLAAKFDDYMAGKREFQVLFEPTDTTSLAGATFTRNHLVLNVLDDVKSRLSVLTPGVEGWARAEFAGAPEFGTVAVSAVDDEESDALWMTVTDYLTPSTLSLVEVGGQPEVLKSMPVFFDAAKHEIEQHFATSKDGTKVPYFLVHPKGMALDGSNPTLLYGYGGFEISLTPGYSGSVGKGWLEKGGTYAVANIRGGGEYGPRWHQAALKANRHKAYEDFAAVAQDMIARGITSPKHLGIRGGSNGGLLTGNMLTQYPELFGAVVIQVPLLDMQRYHKLLAGASWMAEYGNPDVAAEWAFIQTFSPYHLFDAARDYPATLILTSTRDDRVHPGHARKMHALMSEAGKDVRYYENIEGGHGGAANNRQAAHMEALYLTFLWQQIGRDSN
- a CDS encoding lipocalin family protein, which encodes MTAKLKLRTAPPIFHLLCASALALLLAACGTTRGAAEADADAKAPALDALMGDWYVAARVPWFGERGRVAHRVRFTADRDDRVAVHRSWRKGFTEVEESDDTTARRSGHGDRVWTVRLYGVMPNKLRILEIAEDGTWLLMDSQGRDIAWILTRAQVVEDAAYLELEKRIGRHGVNTDKLRRVPQVPEQEGKLGFEPAAVPSTGR
- a CDS encoding YafY family protein encodes the protein MDRYERILSLHRILKSARYPVTVARLQDELGCSRATAYRDLAFLRDALMAPVTGDGDAGFRYAAEDSDRFELPGLWLSSDELHALLAAQQLLSRSGGGVLSSALAPLQSRIDKLLSQHASGKRLPMERVRVIPHRTRRLDEHAFRVVCSAVLERRQLAFEYRARSTGEKTRRTVSPQRITHYRDNWYLDAWDHEREGLRSFSVDRVVQAKALEVVAIDVDEAELDRHLGGSYGIFSGAPKGVATIMFSAKAARWVADEHWHSQQQGRHLADGRYELKVPYSAPRELLMDVLHYGSDAEIIEPPSLREQARTLLALALTNYEG
- a CDS encoding molybdopterin oxidoreductase family protein; amino-acid sequence: MRASAPNEPAIDTSPSPGDEVKTTTCYMCACRCGIKVWLTDGKVRYIQGNPAHPVNQGVLCAKGASGIMQHYSPARLSKPLLRVGERGSGEFREIEWEDALQLATSWLAPLRERDPDALAFFTGRDQSQALTGWWAQQFGTINYAAHGGFCSVNMATGGLYTLGGSFWEFGEPDWEHTQYLMLWGVAEDHDSNPIKLGLGKLKARGAKVVAVNPVRSGYGAIADEWIGIRPGTDGLFAFALIHELLRMDRIDLDYLVRYANAHWLVVRDPGGAQDGLFVRDADGRALCWVGSSREGKLQPADSVDISPAVVGEYALPDGRNAVPVFQLVAERYLDPRYAPDAVSERCGIPADTIRRIARELAAAAFDSKLSLPIAWTDAWGREHAEMPGRPVSLHAMRGISAHSNGFHTCRALHLLQLLLGAVDAPGSFRYQPPYPKPIPPPNRPGKTRRADGTLDAGPLGFVHGPEDLLVDAEGRPRRIDHAFSWAYPLSAHGMMHTVIRNAHAGDPYRIDTLMMFMANMSWNSAMNTGETMRWLTDKDADGSYRIPHIIYSDAYASEMVAYADLVLPDTTYLERFDAISMLDRPISDADGAADAMRHPVFDPDTQAGSDGRARDVRGFQSVLLDLGARLGLPGMVHADGSPAYRDYADYIVRHERTPGVGLLAGWRGEDGDLHGKGAPNPEQLQRYIDNGGFWREEIPEHARYFKMANRGYLEWAHRLGFIGSTAPIVLQLYAEPLQKFRLAAQGHGAHQPPEEHRERVATYFDPLPIWYEPFEHDQTSREAYPLNAVTQRPMFMYHAWGSQNAWLRQIAARNWLYLHPDTGARLGLADEDWITVASHNGEITVQAKFAGNVQPDTAWTWNAIGKRRGAWRLAKDAPEGDTGFLLNHLISDRTPRGDYANADPVTGQAAWFDLRVSIRKANAAGHGGRGDRQAEPQFDSLPLGDAPEGPLRYGAGLRAKAYRR
- a CDS encoding 4Fe-4S dicluster domain-containing protein; amino-acid sequence: MTSLPAPSPKKMGLVIDLDTCVGCHACATSCKEWNAGGMAGPLTDERPYGKDPSGVWFNRVHSYELAEADAQPAMTLHFPRSCLHCETPACVTVCPTGASYKRAEDGIVLVDEDKCIGCQLCSWACPYGAREYSEVEGVMKKCTLCVDRIYNVNLEEAERQPACVQACPTRARHFGDLGDPESAVSKLVADRGGVALLPELGYQPVNRYLPPRPRRTDGESAEADTATRATSPLHWLARSFRR
- a CDS encoding DmsC/YnfH family molybdoenzyme membrane anchor subunit — protein: MRPALSIILFTALSGAGYGLLAWTGIAIALLALRGGLSTALDGVQFAGVVLGLVLSTVGLLSSLGHLGQPRRAWRALSQWRTSWLSREGVLAIATTVPALAVIALLVWMPASAARASWLALLGVLLAVLALATVACTAMIYASLKPIPAWRHPLVVPVYLLFALLTGLALQYLVMAAMLRGQGPAMMLASLALLGALLAGLKWLYWLAIDGAGAPAARGAALGLPGRDAKVFERPHTEANYITREMVFELARRHALRLRIAMSFGLVAAPLLATLLVATGLLSPVAGVLLATLGLLAAAFVERWLFFAQARHVVSAYY
- a CDS encoding DUF481 domain-containing protein, which gives rise to MLSAALWVAFAAPPVLIAPLPESPGEPALFAVAAGRADLRRPCYRLACNDAGWRAPTRFTRIAQPKAPGTLDPLLPLRLPAIAARRYPLYSPASRRDWRTTHGSHSRFDAGFGYEAVRTPDTNIRVELGTGYRLQPYADYGTASEGPIARGRLELRQNISDNALLTQRVLVETGRLNTTTRQVIGLDLRLQPQWTLHSNFELRHDSAGDGGRGATDTEGSLQLRYRF